One Schistocerca nitens isolate TAMUIC-IGC-003100 chromosome 1, iqSchNite1.1, whole genome shotgun sequence DNA segment encodes these proteins:
- the LOC126249673 gene encoding LOW QUALITY PROTEIN: zinc finger CCCH domain-containing protein 18-like (The sequence of the model RefSeq protein was modified relative to this genomic sequence to represent the inferred CDS: inserted 2 bases in 1 codon; substituted 2 bases at 2 genomic stop codons): protein MAVNICPYISVIHVFPTSGIVSNNNELMRGGSSTVFIMEMQVALFIRKCAADAHAQDTVACTPPVDSKALYNITASMERKRMRVKTCVSVTYALYNDSPKSSDVHGDSPKLGNVHGDFRKSDDEDVDDDDDGELSDSSQSGRSSRQSDVSSVKSKRSEQNVIVVNAVEIVNKEETLNVNQKQEKNEMETESTVKKDSIPGHGEDLSDVSDLDSNDGNDSLDAISEEDRQKRKNEENKKVEDGKVRKDSSAEEEMEQLDFEAEEQQEKEDREEGXEKSDDEGELKGDDLEEGEPTDDDENRPEETEPRPVCRFYNCGQCTWGSNCRFLHPGVTDKGNYTMFDMVRPLVPMNGPPVYPAMDYRPYERVPMGAPYAGPRKDDPPVFESAWERGLQQAKEMMRKSTKRKETDMDFEEKKMNLSLGQEELDKENDYYTRPASPILRDDADWWGGYMYDSMSPDAETKYRPHVXESSILADRFEDVPESPYYHSSRGGSDYWRRVHYEPGESRALRVEAEYSRSERSSKYHQRSSGPSSHYYDKYDKKSSSSSSRQKPPPSREVIVECAEKAWQDDRYAEISVPSHRGRGDQWADPWMRSKSPSSRKTGSSNKWPTRRPSYSSASSYPSSSLSRSSSHSSYSSYSRDSRSGSRSKSKSVSRSRSRSRSRAPHSRSSSRTPLSRARREGNRPLIPTARTTTAATAAAATAAAATAAASANNDAPRSPPASPRKPFSKTSAAEPXSFVKTAKPLASTVTQSEKKAANERVLLMNPPAPSPRKPKEVRPPSPGMRSKSAQNLPAPVQNTAPPRIPAVSKLAMDHSKIVLAAAMSNKEKQRSQSRSRSRSRSRSSRSSSGSDSRGSSSDSSGSSYSSSSSSREPSPRVVRPQKHVVIDERERLALTQSLKVKAMDALKLSGQKQQIKLTLKTPGSNPAAPAKRTVTGLPELPELNLVRRDRAAPAIIAGRKRPADMPLSAESVLAAKVAALSKQGSSKKATSGREELLKQLKAVEDAIARKRSKFPVITTKYLIAVNDKGSEIRINKNSEYVILIIIKRKLSGANTLLWEH from the exons ATGGCAGTGAACATCTGCCCGTATATCTCAGTAATCCATGTATTTCCAACAAGTGGTATAGTTTCAAATAATAATGAGTTAATGAGAGGGGGAAGCAGCACAGTGTTCATCATGGAAA TGCAAGttgctctatttatacgtaaatgtGCCGCCGACGCGCATGCGCAAGATACCGTAGCATGCACGCCACCTGttgattccaaggccctctacaatattactgcatctatggagcgcaaacgaatgcgtgtaaaaa CTTGTGTCAGTGTTACATATGCACTGTACAATGACTCTCCTAAATCCAGTGACGTACATGGTGACTCCCCTAAATTGGGCAATGTACATGGTGACTTTCGGAAATCTGATGATGAAGAtgttgacgacgatgatgatggggAACTTTCGGACTCGAGTCAGAGTGGCAGATCTAGCAGACAGAGTGATGTATCTTCTGTAAAATCTAAGAGAAGTGAACAAAATGTTATTGTTGTGAATGCTGTTGAAATTGTAAATAAAGAAGAAACTCTGAATGTCAATCAGAAACAGGAGAAAAATGAGATGGAAACTGAAAGTACAGTTAAAAAAGATAGTATTCCTGGTCATGgcgaagatttatctgatgtttcAGATTTAGACAGTAATGATGGTAATGATAGTTTGGATGCAATATCTGAAGAAGACCGccagaaaagaaagaatgaagagaACAAAAAAGTTGAGGATGGAAAAGTAAGGAAAGACTCTTCTGCCGAGGAGGAAATGGAACAGTTAGATTTTGAAGCTGAagaacagcaggaaaaggaagacagAGAAGAAGG TGAGAAGAGTGATGATGAAGGTGAATTGAAGGGTGATGATTTAGAAGAAGGAGAaccaactgatgatgatgaaaatcgGCCCGAGGAAACAGAGCCACGGCCAGTTTGTCGATTTTACAACTGTGGACAATGCACTTGGGGCTCTAATTGCAGATTTCTGCATCCCGGTGTGACTGACAAAGGAAATTACACAATGTTTGATATGGTGAGGCCTCTTGTGCCGATGAATGGTCCACCAGTATACCCAGCGATGGACTACAGGCCATATGAGAGAGTACCTATGGGTGCTCCTTACGCAGGACCTCGGAAAGATGACCCACCAGTTTTTGAGTCAGCTTGGGAAAGAGGCTTGCAGCAGGCTAAAGAGATGATGCGGAAGTCCACGAAGCGCAAGGAAACAGATATGGATTTTGAAGAGAAGAAGATGAATCTTAGTCTCGGCCAAGAAGAATTGGATAAGGAGAATGATTACTACACACGTCCAGCTAGTCCAATACTGAGAGACGACGCAGATTGGTGGGGAGGTTATATGTATGACAGCATGAGTCCGGATGCAGAGACAAAGTACCGCCCACATGTCTGAGAGAGCAGCATATTGGCAGACCGATTCGAAGATGTGCCAGAGTCTCCATACTACCACAGCTCCCGAGGAGGCAGCGACTATTGGCGGCGTGTTCACTACGAACCTGGAGAGTCACGTGCTCTTCGTGTGGAAgctgagtacagcagaagtgaacgtTCAAGCAAGTACCACCAGCGTTCCAGTGGGCCTTCCTCACACTACTATGACAAATATGATAAGAAAAGTAGTTCTAGTAGCAGTCGTCAGAAACCACCACCTTCACGAGAAGTCATTGTGGAGTGTGCAGAGAAAGCTTGGCAGGATGACAGGTATGCAGAAATATCTGTTCCAAGCCACAGAGGCCGGGGAGATCAGTGGGCTGATCCATGGATGCGTTCAAAGTCACCATCCAGTAGAAAAACAGGATCATCAAACAAATGGCCCACTCGGCGTCCTTCTTATTCATCAGCATCCTCATACCCTTCGTCTAGTTTGAGTcgaagttccagtcattccagctaCAGTTCTTACAGTCGCGATTCACGGTCCGGGTCCCGTTCGAAGTCCAAGTCAGTGTCGCGGTCCAGGTCCCGCTCCAGATCTCGCGCACCTCATTCCCGATCTAGCTCGAGGACACCCCTGTCCCGTGCACGAAGGGAAGGCAATCGACCTCTCATTCCTACTGCACGCACTACAACTGCGGCcactgcagctgcagccactgctgctgctgctactgctgctgcatcTGCCAACAATGATGCACCTCGTTCACCCCCTGCCTCTCCTCGTAAGCCCTTCTCTAAGACATCAGCAGCAGAACCATGATCATTTGTCAAGACTGCCAAGCCACTTGCATCAACAGTTACTCAGTCAGAGAAAAAGGcagctaatgaaagggtactcctGATGAACCCGCCAGCTCCCAGTCCTCGCAAGCCGAAGGAAGTAAGACCACCTTCGCCTGGAATGAGGAGTAAATCTGCACAGAATCTTCCAGCACCTGTTCAAAATACAGCTCCTCCTCGCATTCCTGCTGTCTCCAAATTAGCAATGGATCATTCCAAAATTGTTTTGGCTGCTGCAATGTCTAATAAAGAAAAGCAACGTTCACAATCTCGATCAAGGTCAAGATCGAGGTCTCGGTCATCACGATCTTCATCTGGCTCAGATTCAAGGGGTTCCAGCAGTGATTCATCAGGTTCCAGCTATTCTTCATCTTcaagcagcagggaaccttcaccaaGAGTCGTGCGGCCTCAGAAGCATGTGGTAATAGATGAGAGAGAAAGACTTGCCCTTACACAGTCTTTGAAGGTTAAAGCAATGGATGCATTAAAGCTCTCTGGTCAAAAGCAGCAGATCAAATTAACCTTGAAAACACCTGGGTCAAACCCTGCAGCACCTGCAAAACGGACTGTTACTGGTCTTCCAGAGCTCCCAGAACTAAACTTGGTTCGAAGAGATCGAGCAGCGCCAGCAATTATAGCAGGCCGGAAAAGACCAGCGGATATGCCATTGTCAGCAGAGTCAGTTTTAGCAGCCAAGGTGGCCGCGCTTTCTAAACAAGGAAGCAGCAAGAAAGCAACTTCTGGGAGAGAAGAGTTGTTGAAGCAACTAAAAGCAGTTGAAGATGCTATTGCTAGGAAAAGATCAAA ATTTCCAGTGATTACCACTAAATACTTAATTGCAGTGAATGACAAAGGCAGTGAAATTCGTATAAACAAAAATTCAGAGTATGTAATACTCATAATTATTAAGAGAAAGCTGTCTGGTGCCAATACACTATTATGGGAGCATTAA